One Verrucomicrobiota bacterium DNA window includes the following coding sequences:
- a CDS encoding FMN-binding protein codes for MRALKSKTESVRVLATGASCMRTARSGVTRRWAGRAILAARGLFGLWLGLAGLTSAWGERYLSFSEAQRLCFPEADRFVESVEPYSPGERSMVGQKAGVRVVNMGNRVARAFRGTNVLGVVVLDQVLGKHELIDYAVALTPSGEVRQIEVLEYRESHGSEIRGAKWRGQFQGKNAEAKLKLHEDIYNLSGATISCRQVTAGVRRVLASYELVLRSRFGWMGGGLPDSPRASIP; via the coding sequence ATGCGAGCATTGAAGTCAAAGACGGAGTCCGTGCGGGTGCTGGCGACCGGCGCCAGTTGCATGCGAACCGCGCGAAGTGGCGTGACCCGACGCTGGGCCGGGCGGGCGATCTTGGCCGCGAGGGGATTATTCGGGTTGTGGTTGGGTTTGGCGGGCCTGACCTCGGCCTGGGGGGAGCGCTATCTATCGTTCTCCGAGGCGCAGCGGTTGTGTTTTCCCGAAGCGGATCGATTCGTCGAGAGTGTGGAACCCTATTCGCCCGGAGAGCGCTCGATGGTCGGCCAGAAGGCGGGTGTTCGTGTGGTGAACATGGGCAACCGCGTGGCCCGCGCTTTTCGCGGCACCAACGTGCTGGGGGTGGTGGTGCTCGATCAGGTTCTGGGCAAGCACGAATTGATCGACTACGCGGTGGCGCTGACCCCGTCGGGCGAGGTGCGTCAAATCGAAGTGCTCGAGTACCGGGAAAGCCACGGCAGCGAAATTCGCGGGGCCAAGTGGCGTGGCCAGTTTCAGGGCAAGAACGCGGAAGCCAAATTGAAGCTTCATGAAGACATTTACAATCTCAGCGGAGCGACCATCTCGTGCCGACAAGTCACGGCGGGGGTTCGGCGGGTTTTGGCTTCTTACGAGCTCGTGCTTCGTTCTCGCTTTGGCTGGATGGGCGGCGGGCTGCCGGATTCCCCCCGAGCCTCGATCCCCTGA
- a CDS encoding FAD:protein FMN transferase, with product MKTFTISAERPSRADKSRRGFGGFWLLTSSCFVLALAGWAAGCRIPPEPRSPEVVRRSRPLLGTFVTMTAWGLPSQQLQEAMTEAFAEFEKTDWLMSNHRPESELNRFNRASADEDFPLSPDLFEVLRTASSISRQTKGAFDVTVQPLTQLWGFIWKEHRFPRTDELASVLPRVGYTHLVLDEERRVARKRRPDLAFDLGGIAKGWAVDRALDRLRAKGVRHAMVKAGGDLRVMGEAPGGGHWIVQLEDPEKGGRRVEVRLRDAALSTSGDYENFFVHEGRRYSHILDPRTGIPVRGVASCTVVAPTCVESDAWATACFVYGVRESLKDFGGRFSIRFMLASEKVEPGSGPGRVMETPGFPYR from the coding sequence ATGAAGACATTTACAATCTCAGCGGAGCGACCATCTCGTGCCGACAAGTCACGGCGGGGGTTCGGCGGGTTTTGGCTTCTTACGAGCTCGTGCTTCGTTCTCGCTTTGGCTGGATGGGCGGCGGGCTGCCGGATTCCCCCCGAGCCTCGATCCCCTGAAGTTGTTCGAAGAAGCCGTCCGCTGCTCGGTACTTTTGTCACGATGACCGCGTGGGGACTCCCCTCGCAACAGCTTCAGGAGGCCATGACGGAGGCCTTCGCCGAGTTCGAGAAGACCGACTGGCTCATGAGCAATCATCGACCGGAGAGCGAACTCAATCGATTCAATCGAGCGAGCGCCGATGAGGATTTCCCATTGTCCCCGGACCTCTTCGAGGTGCTGCGAACGGCGTCAAGCATTTCCAGGCAAACCAAGGGCGCATTCGATGTGACCGTCCAGCCCTTGACGCAGTTGTGGGGGTTCATTTGGAAGGAGCACCGTTTTCCCCGGACGGATGAACTCGCGTCTGTCCTGCCGAGAGTGGGGTACACCCACTTGGTTTTGGATGAAGAGAGGCGCGTGGCGCGAAAGCGTCGTCCGGATCTGGCCTTCGACTTGGGAGGCATTGCCAAGGGATGGGCTGTGGACCGGGCACTCGACCGGCTTCGCGCGAAGGGTGTTCGGCATGCCATGGTCAAGGCTGGGGGAGATTTGCGGGTGATGGGCGAGGCGCCTGGGGGAGGGCATTGGATCGTGCAACTCGAGGACCCGGAGAAGGGCGGGCGACGGGTCGAGGTGCGTTTGCGGGATGCGGCGCTTTCGACCTCGGGCGATTACGAGAACTTCTTCGTGCATGAGGGGCGCCGTTACAGCCACATCCTGGATCCGCGCACGGGAATTCCTGTGCGCGGCGTGGCTTCCTGCACGGTCGTCGCGCCGACCTGCGTTGAAAGTGACGCGTGGGCGACGGCCTGCTTTGTTTATGGTGTTCGGGAGAGCTTGAAGGATTTTGGCGGTCGATTTTCCATCCGCTTCATGCTAGCGTCCGAGAAAGTCGAGCCGGGCTCCGGGCCGGGACGTGTCATGGAGACGCCTGGGTTTCCCTACCGTTAG
- a CDS encoding ABC transporter ATP-binding protein, with protein MSIEIRNISKRFGGVVAVENVNFSVGQGELVGLLGPSGGGKTTVLRMIAGLELPTEGDILVKGQRMNDVPVQQRNIGFVFQSYALFKSMTVADNIAFGLKVKRWKRPQIEARVEELIGQFSLKGLERRLPHQLSGGQRQRVAIARALAPKPSVLLLDEPFGAVDAKIRQELREWLVTLHHEFNVTTLFVTHDQEEALEVSNRIVIFSRGRLEQVGTPREVYEQPANEFVARFIGVMNILELEVQQGRARLNELEFPPHGLGEGQKMRVGFRPYAVQISRDLAHYRYPATLRRTFFLGILLRVELELPSGLIVRARLTKEEYSILGLSDGMEVSFQIKQYRVLASDGGHLSPEVSAVHEAPISLGENI; from the coding sequence ATGAGCATCGAAATTCGGAACATTTCAAAAAGATTCGGCGGTGTCGTCGCCGTGGAAAACGTGAACTTTTCGGTGGGGCAAGGGGAACTCGTGGGCTTGCTCGGACCGAGCGGTGGCGGGAAAACCACCGTGTTGCGAATGATTGCCGGACTCGAACTTCCCACCGAGGGCGACATCCTCGTCAAGGGTCAGCGGATGAACGATGTTCCCGTGCAACAACGCAACATCGGCTTCGTCTTCCAAAGCTACGCGTTGTTCAAAAGCATGACCGTGGCCGACAACATTGCCTTCGGCCTCAAAGTCAAACGGTGGAAACGGCCGCAAATCGAGGCGCGGGTGGAGGAACTGATCGGTCAATTCAGCCTCAAAGGGCTCGAACGTCGTCTGCCCCACCAACTCTCCGGCGGTCAGCGCCAGCGCGTCGCCATCGCTCGCGCTCTCGCGCCTAAACCCTCCGTCCTTCTCCTTGATGAGCCTTTTGGAGCCGTGGACGCGAAGATTCGCCAGGAACTCCGCGAATGGCTGGTTACGCTGCATCACGAGTTCAATGTGACCACCCTCTTTGTCACGCATGACCAGGAAGAGGCGCTCGAAGTGTCGAATCGGATCGTGATTTTCTCCCGGGGACGTCTCGAGCAAGTGGGCACCCCTCGCGAGGTTTACGAACAACCCGCCAATGAGTTTGTGGCGCGATTCATCGGGGTCATGAACATCCTCGAACTCGAAGTCCAACAAGGACGTGCCCGCCTGAATGAACTGGAATTTCCGCCGCACGGACTCGGTGAGGGACAAAAAATGCGCGTCGGTTTCCGGCCCTACGCGGTGCAAATCTCGCGCGACCTCGCTCACTATCGGTACCCAGCCACCTTGCGGCGGACTTTTTTCCTCGGCATCCTCTTGCGGGTGGAACTCGAACTGCCCTCGGGCCTCATCGTGAGAGCCCGCTTGACCAAGGAAGAATACTCCATCCTCGGTTTGTCCGACGGCATGGAGGTCTCGTTCCAGATCAAACAATACCGCGTCCTGGCCTCCGACGGCGGTCATCTTTCCCCCGAAGTCTCCGCCGTGCATGAAGCCCCCATCTCCCTGGGCGAAAACATCTAG
- the cysW gene encoding sulfate ABC transporter permease subunit CysW, with protein MSSAPTRSARAGHSPSRRSMEEPVWVRWILIGVALAFSLVFLLLPLINVFAQALSKGWQFYWDSLAHPDSTASIRLTLITALIVIPVNTLFGLSAAWAIAKFEFRGKSLLTTLIDLPFSISPVVSGLMFILLFSLQGYFGEWLEERGWAVIFAVPGIVFATVFVTFPFVARELIPIMQAAGSDQEQAALTLGASPWQTFWHITLPSVKWGLIYGIILCNARAMGEFGAVSVVSGSITGLTDTMPLRVEKLYNEYNAAGAFAVASLLALLALVTLALKTALEWKAAREERVSTRAPAPTGLS; from the coding sequence ATGTCCTCCGCCCCCACTCGATCCGCTCGTGCCGGTCACTCCCCCTCCCGCCGGAGCATGGAGGAGCCTGTGTGGGTGCGCTGGATCTTGATCGGCGTGGCGCTCGCGTTCTCCCTCGTCTTCCTCCTCCTCCCTTTGATCAACGTGTTCGCTCAAGCACTGTCCAAAGGCTGGCAGTTTTACTGGGACTCTCTCGCTCATCCCGACTCCACCGCGTCCATCCGCCTCACCCTGATCACCGCGCTCATCGTCATTCCGGTGAACACCCTCTTCGGACTGAGCGCGGCATGGGCGATCGCCAAATTCGAGTTTCGCGGCAAATCGCTCCTCACCACCCTCATCGATCTCCCCTTCTCCATCTCCCCTGTGGTTTCGGGCCTGATGTTCATCCTGTTGTTCAGCCTGCAAGGATATTTCGGGGAATGGTTGGAGGAACGCGGCTGGGCGGTGATCTTCGCGGTTCCCGGCATCGTGTTCGCGACCGTCTTCGTTACGTTTCCCTTCGTGGCCCGGGAGCTGATTCCGATCATGCAAGCGGCCGGATCAGATCAGGAACAGGCCGCCCTCACCCTCGGCGCCAGTCCCTGGCAAACCTTCTGGCATATCACCCTTCCCTCGGTGAAGTGGGGCCTGATCTACGGAATCATTCTTTGCAATGCGCGTGCCATGGGCGAATTCGGCGCCGTGTCCGTGGTTTCCGGCAGCATCACCGGCTTGACCGATACCATGCCATTGCGGGTCGAAAAGCTCTACAACGAGTACAACGCCGCCGGCGCCTTCGCCGTCGCCAGCCTGCTCGCCCTCCTCGCCCTGGTCACCCTGGCCCTCAAGACCGCGCTGGAATGGAAAGCCGCCCGCGAGGAGCGTGTGAGCACCAGAGCCCCAGCCCCCACAGGCCTCTCATGA
- the cysT gene encoding sulfate ABC transporter permease subunit CysT → MKAKEKRFNALPGFGLSLGITLSMLTLVVMIPIGGLLLRALDLSWSEFWRLATTDRALAAYRLTFGASLVAAAINATFGALLAWVLVRYQFPGRRFIDALVDFPFALPTAVAGLTMADLFSQTGWLGKFLVPAGIQGAYTPLGVVLVLTFVGMPFVVRTLQPVLENLETEVEESAATLGAGRLRTLVQVVAPSLFPPLLTGFALSFARAVGEYGSVVFISGNMPYRTEIAPALIVMRLEEYNYHGAVALALVLMIISFLLLWVINALENWAGRFQN, encoded by the coding sequence ATGAAGGCCAAGGAAAAACGCTTCAACGCACTGCCGGGGTTCGGTCTTTCGCTCGGGATTACCCTTTCGATGCTGACGCTGGTGGTGATGATTCCCATTGGCGGGCTTCTCTTGCGCGCTTTGGATTTGTCCTGGAGCGAATTCTGGCGACTCGCCACCACGGATCGCGCGCTGGCGGCTTACCGGCTGACCTTCGGAGCCTCCCTCGTGGCGGCCGCCATCAACGCCACTTTCGGTGCCCTGCTGGCCTGGGTGCTGGTCCGCTACCAGTTTCCCGGACGTCGCTTCATTGACGCGCTGGTGGATTTCCCTTTTGCCCTGCCCACGGCGGTGGCGGGACTGACGATGGCAGACCTTTTTTCGCAAACCGGCTGGCTTGGAAAATTCCTGGTGCCGGCGGGAATCCAGGGAGCTTACACCCCTCTCGGCGTGGTGCTCGTGCTCACTTTCGTCGGGATGCCATTCGTCGTGCGTACCCTCCAGCCGGTCCTGGAAAACCTCGAGACCGAAGTCGAGGAATCGGCGGCCACTTTGGGGGCGGGGCGCCTGCGGACCTTGGTCCAGGTCGTGGCTCCGTCGCTGTTCCCGCCGCTGCTCACCGGGTTCGCTCTGTCTTTCGCCCGCGCCGTCGGCGAGTACGGGTCCGTCGTGTTTATTTCCGGCAACATGCCTTATCGAACTGAGATCGCTCCCGCCCTGATCGTCATGCGGCTGGAAGAATATAATTATCACGGCGCCGTCGCCCTGGCCCTGGTGTTGATGATCATCTCCTTCCTGCTGCTCTGGGTCATCAACGCGCTCGAGAACTGGGCGGGACGATTCCAAAACTGA
- a CDS encoding sulfate ABC transporter substrate-binding protein has product MRGYGWLLGFVFPVWAGLTTIAQPEVILLNVSFDPTREMYREINAEFAKVWKTQHGQDIVIRQSHGGSGKQTRSVMDGLPADVVTLALGHDIDVLAIHGKRLATNWQSRLPHRSSPFTSTIVFLVRPGNPKSIKDWDDLVRPDVAVITPNPKTSGGARWNYLAAYGYALEKHGRNEGKAREFISRLYRNVPVLDAGARGATTTFLKRGLGDVLITWESEAMLALKESGTESCAIVIPSMSILAEPPVSVVDKVVKRRGTEMAARAYLEFLYSETAQEIGAQHHFRPTSETVRQRYADRFPQLRLFPLEEYFGHWMEASAKHFGEDGVFDRMYFLGR; this is encoded by the coding sequence ATTCGAGGTTATGGATGGCTTTTAGGGTTCGTTTTTCCGGTTTGGGCCGGGCTCACCACGATCGCTCAGCCGGAGGTCATCCTTCTCAATGTTTCGTTCGATCCCACGCGCGAGATGTATCGCGAAATCAACGCGGAGTTTGCCAAGGTTTGGAAGACTCAGCACGGCCAGGATATCGTCATTCGCCAATCGCACGGGGGCTCCGGCAAACAAACCCGCAGTGTCATGGACGGCCTTCCCGCCGACGTCGTGACGCTTGCGCTCGGACACGATATCGACGTCCTCGCCATTCACGGAAAACGACTCGCCACCAACTGGCAATCCCGCCTTCCTCATCGCAGCAGTCCGTTCACTTCCACCATCGTGTTTCTCGTGCGACCCGGAAACCCGAAGTCCATCAAGGATTGGGACGACTTGGTGCGGCCGGACGTCGCCGTGATCACTCCCAACCCCAAAACCTCCGGAGGGGCCCGCTGGAATTACCTCGCCGCCTACGGTTACGCGCTCGAAAAGCACGGACGCAATGAGGGCAAGGCCAGGGAGTTCATCTCCAGGCTCTATCGCAACGTTCCGGTGCTGGACGCCGGTGCGCGAGGAGCCACCACCACGTTCCTCAAACGCGGACTAGGCGACGTGCTGATCACCTGGGAAAGTGAAGCCATGCTCGCCTTGAAGGAATCCGGCACCGAGTCCTGCGCGATCGTGATTCCCTCCATGAGCATTCTCGCCGAACCTCCGGTTTCGGTGGTGGACAAAGTGGTGAAACGCCGTGGCACGGAAATGGCGGCTCGAGCCTACCTCGAGTTCCTCTATTCCGAAACCGCCCAGGAAATCGGTGCTCAACATCATTTCCGGCCCACCTCCGAAACCGTGCGGCAGCGATACGCGGATCGATTTCCCCAGCTTCGGCTTTTCCCGTTGGAGGAGTATTTCGGCCATTGGATGGAAGCGAGTGCCAAACACTTCGGCGAGGACGGAGTTTTCGATCGCATGTATTTTTTGGGACGCTAA
- a CDS encoding Rrf2 family transcriptional regulator: MKLTVRGEYVLRSLVVLGVNHGRGVIQVGQIARQQNIPKRFLEQILNDLKEAGVVESRRGARGGYHLARPPEKISLVEVIRLIDGPLAPVSCVSEKFYERCSCPDESRCGIRSIMKEVRDAILTILGKLTVADLCDRVRQLQGQHENPFDYVI, from the coding sequence GTGAAATTGACGGTGCGTGGTGAATATGTGTTGAGGTCGTTGGTGGTCCTGGGGGTGAACCACGGAAGAGGAGTGATCCAGGTGGGTCAGATTGCGCGGCAGCAGAACATTCCCAAGCGTTTTCTCGAACAGATCCTGAACGATCTCAAGGAAGCGGGAGTGGTGGAAAGTCGGCGCGGAGCGCGCGGGGGATATCACCTGGCGAGGCCTCCCGAGAAAATCTCCCTCGTTGAAGTCATCCGTTTGATCGACGGTCCACTGGCTCCCGTGAGTTGCGTCAGTGAAAAATTCTACGAGCGTTGTTCGTGTCCGGATGAATCGCGTTGCGGGATCCGTTCGATCATGAAGGAAGTGCGGGACGCGATCCTGACCATTTTGGGGAAGCTCACGGTGGCGGACCTCTGCGATCGAGTGCGTCAGTTGCAAGGCCAGCACGAGAATCCCTTCGACTATGTGATCTGA
- a CDS encoding shikimate dehydrogenase, translating to MAGLILERTEDDLTAKTRICAVYGHPIHHSASPPMQNAGMRHLGLPWRYAAFDVRPEDLRQALEGATAMRFAGINLTVPHKLLAMDMVDVLDETAREWGAVNTVVFEGRDENGVWRPLGLMEPGSTRDVRRVGHNTDADAIERAIREAFALRCLEGLSVLLLGAGGAARAAALRLARERLASIHLINRTREKAETLAAEIRERHPETEVRTDYPSGSVDLLINGTSLGLKEADGLPFDGGCFELRRAVRVYDMMYRPPETRLLREAKLAGCEVSNGLGMLLYQGARALELWTGRTAPVDVMGEALRRAVLPAGKALAP from the coding sequence ATGGCAGGGCTTATTCTGGAACGGACGGAGGATGACCTTACCGCGAAGACTCGAATCTGCGCGGTGTACGGTCATCCCATACACCACTCCGCATCGCCTCCGATGCAGAATGCCGGGATGCGGCATTTGGGGCTGCCCTGGCGCTATGCGGCTTTCGACGTGCGGCCGGAGGACCTTCGCCAAGCCCTGGAGGGTGCCACGGCCATGCGTTTTGCGGGGATCAATCTCACGGTGCCTCACAAGCTGCTGGCCATGGACATGGTGGACGTCCTTGACGAAACGGCACGGGAATGGGGGGCGGTCAACACGGTGGTTTTTGAAGGGCGGGACGAGAACGGCGTTTGGCGTCCGCTCGGGTTGATGGAGCCTGGTTCGACTCGAGACGTGCGGCGGGTGGGGCATAACACCGACGCGGATGCCATTGAGCGTGCCATTCGAGAGGCCTTCGCGCTGCGATGTTTGGAGGGGCTTTCGGTGCTTCTGCTGGGAGCGGGCGGGGCAGCGAGGGCGGCGGCGTTGCGACTGGCGCGGGAACGGTTGGCTTCGATCCATTTGATCAATCGCACCCGGGAGAAGGCTGAAACGCTCGCGGCGGAGATTCGCGAAAGGCATCCCGAAACCGAGGTGCGGACCGATTATCCTTCCGGGTCGGTGGACCTTCTGATCAATGGAACATCCCTGGGATTGAAGGAGGCGGATGGATTGCCGTTCGATGGCGGGTGTTTTGAATTGAGGCGCGCGGTCCGGGTGTACGACATGATGTATCGTCCTCCGGAAACCCGGCTTTTGCGGGAAGCGAAGTTGGCGGGATGCGAGGTGTCGAACGGCCTGGGCATGCTGCTTTATCAGGGAGCGAGGGCTTTGGAACTGTGGACTGGGCGCACCGCTCCTGTGGACGTGATGGGTGAAGCGTTGCGCCGGGCGGTTTTGCCTGCGGGGAAGGCCTTGGCTCCATGA